A window of Corallococcus macrosporus DSM 14697 contains these coding sequences:
- a CDS encoding NAD(P)-binding protein, protein MATSSAKLKLPAGPSRHVYDVIVLGSQLGGALAAALLAKRNHRVLLVEHDGMGPGYEHGGYVLPYAPFVAPPLKAMPAVEEALTELGLNANVQRTLRPHAPELQLLMPRNRLDLHGDDARRKAELTRELGEEGETLLGALTGAAAQHEASDAFFKASPALPPDGFFEGWGLKKLIRAHPGLETPPRLTGDAASVSLVRGLLPFVTHLDSPQSPLALTRALSQVLSTPSYFPGGHEGLRELFTRRVAELGGDVLGRDNPAGFIVEELAFDGSKFAGLKLMRSDTVYRAACLVAATDAGALRRLVTDKKHHRGLLEHLDQSNTRSLLFTVNWVVPETALPRGLGELALLDTGDAELGPVLIQVHPARAAAAHGGKEAKETDGLRVVCAGAFVPASARDLGEEHLQGVATRIDEHLDALMPFTAQHRVLRSAPYLDAGGVRGSRLQPHPLFSFESEAVLGVTGLAQRTPAKNVLLANREVLPGLGLEGELLAGIRAARMVQDMLKKKDPLKG, encoded by the coding sequence ATGGCGACGTCCTCTGCCAAGCTCAAGCTCCCCGCCGGGCCGTCCCGGCATGTCTACGACGTCATCGTGCTCGGCAGTCAGTTGGGCGGTGCGCTCGCGGCGGCCCTGCTGGCGAAGCGCAACCACCGCGTCCTGCTGGTGGAGCACGACGGCATGGGGCCCGGCTACGAGCACGGCGGCTACGTGCTCCCCTACGCCCCCTTCGTCGCGCCGCCGCTCAAGGCCATGCCCGCGGTGGAGGAGGCCCTCACGGAGCTGGGCCTCAACGCCAACGTCCAGCGCACGCTGCGGCCCCATGCGCCGGAGCTGCAGCTCCTCATGCCCCGCAACCGCCTGGACCTCCACGGCGACGACGCCCGCCGCAAGGCCGAGCTGACGCGGGAGCTGGGCGAGGAAGGCGAAACCCTGCTGGGCGCCCTGACCGGCGCCGCCGCGCAGCACGAAGCCAGTGACGCCTTCTTCAAGGCCAGCCCCGCCCTGCCCCCGGACGGCTTCTTCGAGGGCTGGGGCCTGAAGAAGCTCATCCGCGCCCACCCGGGCCTGGAGACGCCGCCCCGGCTCACCGGCGACGCCGCGTCCGTGTCCCTGGTGCGGGGGCTGCTGCCCTTCGTCACCCACCTGGACAGCCCGCAGTCGCCCCTGGCGCTGACGCGGGCCCTCTCCCAGGTGCTGTCCACGCCGTCCTACTTCCCCGGCGGCCATGAGGGCCTGCGGGAGCTGTTCACCCGCCGCGTGGCGGAGCTGGGCGGGGACGTGCTCGGCCGTGACAACCCCGCGGGCTTCATCGTGGAGGAGCTGGCCTTCGACGGCAGCAAGTTCGCGGGCCTCAAGCTGATGCGCTCGGACACCGTGTACCGCGCGGCCTGCCTGGTGGCGGCCACGGACGCGGGCGCGCTGCGGCGGCTGGTGACGGACAAGAAGCACCACCGCGGCCTGCTGGAGCACCTGGACCAGTCCAACACCAGGTCCCTGCTCTTCACCGTGAACTGGGTGGTGCCGGAGACGGCGCTGCCTCGCGGCCTGGGCGAGCTGGCGCTGCTGGACACCGGCGACGCGGAGCTGGGGCCCGTGCTGATCCAGGTCCACCCCGCGCGCGCCGCCGCCGCGCACGGCGGCAAGGAGGCCAAGGAGACCGACGGGCTCCGCGTGGTGTGCGCGGGCGCCTTCGTCCCGGCCTCGGCGCGCGACCTGGGCGAGGAGCACCTCCAGGGGGTGGCCACGCGCATCGACGAGCACCTGGACGCGCTGATGCCCTTCACCGCCCAGCACCGCGTGCTGCGCTCGGCCCCCTACCTGGACGCCGGCGGAGTCCGTGGCAGCCGGCTGCAGCCGCACCCCTTGTTCAGCTTCGAGTCGGAAGCCGTCCTGGGCGTCACGGGTCTGGCCCAGCGCACGCCCGCCAAGAATGTCCTGCTGGCCAACCGGGAGGTCCTCCCCGGCCTGGGCCTGGAGGGCGAGCTGCTCGCGGGCATCCGGGCAGCCCGGATGGTGCAGGACATGTTGAAGAAGAAGGATCCGCTCAAGGGCTGA
- a CDS encoding HAD family hydrolase, which yields MTSALAPLRAVVFDMDGTLVDNMVFHNEAWVSLARKLGLTLTADDFQSRFAGRKNEEIIPELLGRPVAPDEIERIAEEKENHYRTLYRPHLQLHRGAAAFIQRLKEAHVPAAIATAAPQGNRELVLDGLGIRPLFANIVGAEQVTRGKPAPDIFLAAARALGVAPTDCLAFEDAVLGIQSAREAGMTVVGLTTAAPEADLRQAGAHWVVPDFTLLPAEVTQRLFGAQAR from the coding sequence ATGACCTCCGCACTGGCGCCCCTGCGTGCCGTCGTCTTCGACATGGACGGCACCCTTGTCGACAACATGGTGTTCCACAACGAGGCCTGGGTCTCGCTCGCCCGGAAGCTCGGCCTGACGCTGACCGCGGATGACTTCCAGAGCCGCTTCGCCGGCAGGAAGAACGAGGAGATCATCCCCGAGCTGCTCGGCCGCCCCGTGGCCCCGGACGAAATCGAGCGCATCGCCGAGGAGAAGGAGAACCACTACCGCACCCTGTACCGGCCCCACCTCCAGCTTCACCGGGGCGCCGCGGCCTTCATCCAGCGCCTGAAGGAGGCCCACGTCCCGGCGGCCATCGCCACCGCGGCGCCGCAGGGCAACCGCGAGCTGGTGCTGGACGGGCTGGGCATCCGGCCCCTCTTCGCGAACATCGTCGGCGCCGAACAGGTGACGCGCGGCAAGCCCGCCCCGGACATCTTCCTGGCCGCCGCCAGGGCGCTGGGCGTGGCCCCCACCGACTGCCTCGCCTTCGAGGACGCCGTGCTGGGCATCCAGTCCGCCCGCGAGGCCGGCATGACGGTGGTGGGGCTGACCACCGCCGCGCCGGAGGCAGACCTCCGTCAGGCCGGCGCGCACTGGGTGGTCCCCGACTTCACCCTGCTGCCCGCCGAGGTGACGCAGCGCCTCTTCGGCGCACAGGCGCGCTGA
- a CDS encoding enoyl-CoA hydratase/isomerase family protein translates to MTDDLLLETRGAVGVVTLNRPKALNALNLAMCRKLHPALDAWAADPAIQAVVIRGAGGRAFCAGGDVRAVALSVEGASRDEKERVSREFFRAEYALNHRIHHFGKPFIALVDGVCMGGGLGLSIHGTHRVVTEKLVLAMPETAIGLFPDVGGGWFLPRFPGESGTYLGLTGARCGAADAMWLGYATHHVESARLESVLDALVGAPWGTSAASTVVDTVLAGFHADAGTSPLGVQHAAIDRCFAAERVDDIQQALEVEGTPWAQETWAALLRMCPASLKVTLRQLRMGRTRDYDEMANVEYRLSQTMTARPDFREGIRAVLVDKDNKPHWQPGTLAEVSDDAVDALFAPLRDDSWTLPARG, encoded by the coding sequence ATGACGGACGACCTCCTGCTCGAGACGCGTGGCGCGGTGGGCGTGGTGACCCTGAACCGGCCCAAGGCGCTGAACGCGCTGAACCTGGCGATGTGCCGCAAGCTGCACCCGGCGCTCGACGCGTGGGCCGCGGACCCGGCCATCCAGGCCGTCGTCATCCGGGGCGCGGGCGGCCGGGCCTTCTGCGCGGGCGGAGACGTGCGCGCCGTGGCGCTGTCCGTGGAGGGCGCCTCGCGCGACGAGAAGGAGCGGGTGTCCCGCGAGTTCTTCCGCGCCGAGTACGCGCTGAACCACCGCATCCACCACTTCGGCAAGCCGTTCATCGCGCTGGTGGACGGCGTCTGCATGGGCGGCGGGCTCGGCCTGTCGATTCATGGGACGCACCGGGTCGTCACGGAGAAGCTGGTGCTGGCCATGCCGGAGACGGCGATTGGTCTCTTCCCGGATGTAGGCGGCGGCTGGTTCCTGCCGCGCTTCCCCGGCGAGTCGGGCACGTACCTGGGCCTCACGGGTGCGCGGTGCGGCGCGGCGGATGCGATGTGGCTGGGCTACGCCACGCACCACGTGGAGTCCGCGCGGCTGGAGTCGGTGCTGGACGCGCTGGTGGGCGCGCCGTGGGGCACCAGCGCCGCGAGCACGGTGGTGGATACGGTGCTGGCGGGCTTCCATGCGGACGCGGGGACGTCGCCGCTGGGCGTGCAGCACGCCGCCATCGACCGGTGCTTCGCAGCCGAGCGCGTGGATGACATCCAGCAGGCGCTGGAAGTGGAGGGCACGCCCTGGGCACAGGAGACGTGGGCAGCGCTGCTCCGCATGTGCCCGGCCAGCCTGAAGGTGACGCTGCGCCAGCTCCGGATGGGGCGCACGCGCGACTACGACGAGATGGCGAACGTGGAGTACCGGCTCAGCCAGACGATGACGGCGCGGCCGGACTTCCGCGAGGGCATCCGCGCGGTGCTGGTGGACAAGGACAACAAGCCGCACTGGCAGCCCGGCACGCTGGCGGAGGTCAGCGATGACGCCGTGGACGCGCTCTTCGCGCCGCTGCGCGACGATTCATGGACGCTGCCGGCGCGCGGGTAG
- a CDS encoding DUF523 domain-containing protein: MSGPTEPDEQPAHALPSQEERVAALREARVVLVSACLLGEACRYDGRSQRSERVLAALAGKDVVPVCPEVASGLPIPRPPVDLRGGTGVDVWAGRAVAVERAAGTDRTEAFQRGARLALDAARRFGATVALLKEKSPSCGSQRVYESGQLRAGEGITAALLRAEGLTVLSDEDL, from the coding sequence GTGAGCGGACCGACGGAGCCCGACGAGCAGCCCGCGCACGCCCTGCCCTCGCAGGAGGAACGGGTGGCCGCGCTCCGGGAAGCCCGCGTGGTGCTGGTCAGCGCCTGTCTCTTGGGCGAGGCCTGCCGCTACGACGGCCGCTCCCAGCGCTCCGAGCGCGTCCTGGCCGCGCTGGCCGGAAAGGACGTCGTCCCCGTGTGTCCCGAGGTGGCCTCGGGCCTGCCCATCCCGCGCCCTCCCGTGGACCTGCGCGGGGGCACGGGCGTGGATGTCTGGGCCGGGCGCGCCGTCGCCGTGGAGCGCGCCGCGGGCACCGACCGGACGGAGGCCTTTCAACGGGGCGCCCGGCTCGCGCTCGACGCGGCCCGGCGCTTCGGCGCGACGGTGGCGCTGCTGAAGGAGAAGAGCCCGTCGTGCGGCAGCCAGCGCGTGTACGAGTCCGGCCAGCTCCGCGCGGGCGAAGGCATCACCGCGGCGCTGCTGCGCGCCGAAGGCCTCACCGTCCTCAGCGACGAGGACCTCTAG
- the purN gene encoding phosphoribosylglycinamide formyltransferase — translation MSGQRVRLGVLVSGSGSNLQALLEACAREDFPAQVACVVSNVPTAFALERARRAGVTATVVDHQAHATKADFERALLDALRAANVEWVCLAGFMRLLSADFLGHYAGRVLNIHPSLLPAFPGLHAQRQALERGVKVAGCTVHFVDAGTDTGPIIAQAAVPVLPDDDEQALSARILAEEHRLYPLAVRLAVTGKVVQDAARTRVAARATVGELALRNPGATGDPA, via the coding sequence ATGAGCGGCCAGCGGGTCCGCCTGGGCGTGCTCGTGTCGGGCAGCGGCAGCAACCTCCAGGCGCTGCTAGAGGCCTGCGCGCGCGAGGACTTCCCCGCCCAGGTGGCCTGCGTGGTGTCCAACGTGCCCACCGCGTTCGCGCTGGAGCGGGCCCGGCGGGCCGGCGTGACGGCCACGGTGGTGGACCACCAGGCCCACGCGACGAAGGCGGACTTCGAGCGGGCCCTGCTGGACGCGCTGCGCGCCGCGAACGTGGAGTGGGTGTGCCTGGCCGGGTTCATGCGCTTGTTGAGCGCGGACTTCCTGGGCCACTACGCGGGGCGCGTGCTGAACATCCACCCGTCGCTGCTGCCGGCCTTCCCGGGCCTGCATGCGCAGCGGCAGGCGCTGGAGCGCGGCGTGAAGGTGGCCGGGTGCACGGTGCACTTCGTCGACGCGGGCACGGACACGGGGCCCATCATCGCGCAGGCGGCGGTGCCGGTGCTGCCGGATGACGACGAGCAGGCGCTGAGCGCGCGGATCCTCGCGGAGGAGCACCGGCTCTACCCGCTGGCCGTGCGGCTCGCGGTGACGGGCAAGGTCGTCCAGGACGCGGCGCGCACGCGCGTGGCGGCGCGGGCCACGGTGGGGGAGCTGGCGCTTCGCAATCCTGGCGCGACGGGCGACCCGGCGTGA
- the purM gene encoding phosphoribosylformylglycinamidine cyclo-ligase yields the protein MGTTYKQSGVDIEAGDAFVERIKPHAARTMRPEVMGGVGGFGGLFALPPGKYQQPVLVAGTDGVGTKLKVAFAAGRHGTVGIDLVAMSVNDILTCGAEPLFFLDYFATGRLEVDAAAEVVKGIALGCEQAGCALLGGETAEMPGFYARGEYDLAGFCVGVVERAAIIDGKRVQPGDALIGLPSSGLHSNGYSLARKVLLDDGKLALDATPEGLDRPLVDALLEPTRIYVKDVLALLQAVKVKGLAHITGSGIPGNLPRCLPDGTRAVLSEKTWPKPPIFDLIAKLGSVARDEMFSTFNMGLGLILVVAKEDVAQALSVLSGRGAQAFEVGRVEAGQGEATAVIDP from the coding sequence GTGGGAACGACCTACAAGCAGTCCGGAGTGGACATCGAGGCCGGCGACGCGTTCGTCGAGCGCATCAAGCCCCATGCCGCGCGCACCATGCGCCCAGAAGTCATGGGCGGCGTCGGTGGATTCGGCGGTCTGTTCGCCCTGCCGCCAGGCAAGTACCAGCAGCCGGTGCTGGTGGCCGGGACGGACGGCGTGGGCACCAAGCTGAAGGTGGCCTTCGCCGCCGGACGCCATGGGACGGTGGGTATCGACCTGGTGGCCATGTCGGTGAACGACATCCTCACCTGTGGCGCCGAGCCCCTCTTCTTCCTCGACTACTTCGCCACCGGCCGGCTGGAGGTCGACGCCGCCGCTGAGGTGGTGAAGGGCATCGCCCTGGGCTGCGAGCAGGCCGGGTGCGCCCTGCTGGGCGGCGAGACGGCGGAGATGCCGGGCTTCTACGCGCGCGGCGAATACGACCTCGCGGGCTTCTGCGTGGGCGTGGTGGAGCGCGCGGCCATCATCGACGGCAAGCGCGTGCAGCCGGGTGACGCGCTCATCGGCCTGCCCTCCTCCGGCCTGCACAGCAACGGCTACTCGCTGGCGCGCAAGGTGCTGCTGGACGACGGGAAGCTGGCCCTGGACGCGACGCCCGAGGGCCTGGACCGGCCGCTGGTGGACGCGCTGCTGGAGCCCACGCGCATCTATGTGAAGGACGTGCTGGCGCTGCTCCAGGCGGTGAAGGTGAAGGGCCTGGCGCACATCACCGGCAGCGGCATCCCGGGCAACCTGCCCCGCTGCCTGCCGGACGGCACGCGCGCGGTGCTGAGCGAGAAGACGTGGCCCAAGCCGCCCATCTTCGACCTCATCGCGAAGCTGGGGAGCGTGGCCCGCGACGAGATGTTCAGCACGTTCAACATGGGCCTGGGGCTCATCCTCGTCGTGGCGAAGGAAGACGTCGCCCAGGCGCTGAGCGTGCTGAGCGGCCGGGGCGCGCAGGCCTTCGAGGTGGGCCGCGTGGAGGCGGGCCAGGGCGAGGCCACGGCGGTCATCGACCCATGA
- a CDS encoding Crp/Fnr family transcriptional regulator has protein sequence MGAEETLFQRFGKEFPQGTELFREGEAGKEMFVIQAGRVAISKRVRDVEKVLAVLGPGEFFGEMAIISNKPRNASATVNEDARLLVIDPKTFEGMIRGNAEIAVRMIKKLAERLSEADAQIENLLHHDPASRVVHHIIQTCQGRGRPVDEGVEIDFSARELPRVIGVGEPAVRSVVDRLERSGLVERNGDRMTVPDTARLHDFLQYLEMKWKFGDL, from the coding sequence ATGGGCGCCGAGGAAACCCTCTTTCAACGTTTCGGCAAGGAGTTCCCCCAGGGCACCGAGCTCTTCCGCGAGGGAGAAGCCGGCAAGGAGATGTTCGTCATCCAGGCAGGACGGGTGGCCATCTCCAAGCGGGTCCGTGACGTCGAGAAGGTCCTCGCCGTGCTGGGCCCCGGGGAGTTCTTCGGGGAGATGGCCATCATCTCCAACAAGCCGCGCAACGCCTCCGCCACCGTCAACGAGGACGCGCGGCTGCTGGTCATCGACCCCAAGACGTTCGAGGGGATGATCCGCGGCAACGCGGAGATCGCCGTCCGGATGATCAAGAAGCTGGCGGAGCGGCTCTCCGAGGCGGACGCGCAGATCGAGAACCTGCTGCACCACGACCCGGCCAGCCGGGTGGTGCACCACATCATCCAGACCTGCCAGGGGCGGGGCCGCCCGGTGGACGAGGGCGTGGAGATCGACTTCTCGGCGCGGGAGCTGCCGCGCGTGATTGGGGTGGGGGAGCCCGCCGTCCGCAGCGTGGTGGACCGGCTGGAGCGGTCCGGCCTGGTGGAGCGGAATGGGGACCGGATGACCGTGCCGGACACGGCCAGGCTGCACGACTTCCTCCAATACCTGGAGATGAAGTGGAAGTTCGGAGACCTCTAG
- a CDS encoding MBL fold metallo-hydrolase, translated as MKLRVLGCHGGELPTCKSTCFLVDDVLALDAGALTGTLSLEELCRVDHVLVGHSHFDHVKDLPLMADLVIGRRDTPVTIHASRECARALRENMFNNALWPDFTRIPTKRQPVLQIKTFRAGSSFQVGPYSVRSVPVSHPVESCGFIVSNGKSALAMSGDTGPTDKLWKALNETKNLKALLLETSFPNKLQSLADISGHLTPHTLGLELQKFERNGASVLLYHLKPAFVTQLKKELAELPVDVLELGDTFEL; from the coding sequence GTGAAGCTGCGAGTCCTCGGCTGCCACGGCGGCGAGCTGCCCACCTGCAAGAGCACCTGCTTCCTCGTCGATGACGTGCTGGCGCTCGATGCGGGGGCGCTCACGGGGACGTTGTCGCTGGAGGAGCTGTGCCGGGTGGACCACGTCCTGGTGGGGCACAGCCACTTCGACCACGTGAAGGACCTGCCGCTGATGGCGGACCTGGTCATCGGCCGGCGCGACACGCCGGTCACCATCCACGCCTCGCGCGAGTGCGCCCGGGCCCTGCGCGAGAACATGTTCAACAACGCGCTGTGGCCGGACTTCACCCGCATCCCGACGAAGCGCCAGCCCGTGCTGCAGATCAAGACCTTCCGCGCCGGGAGCAGCTTCCAGGTGGGGCCCTACAGCGTGCGCAGCGTGCCGGTGAGCCACCCCGTGGAGTCGTGTGGCTTCATCGTCTCCAACGGCAAGAGCGCCCTGGCGATGAGCGGCGACACCGGGCCCACCGACAAGCTGTGGAAGGCGCTGAACGAGACGAAGAACCTCAAGGCGCTGCTCCTGGAGACGTCCTTCCCCAACAAGCTCCAGTCCCTGGCGGACATCTCCGGCCACCTCACGCCGCACACGCTGGGCCTGGAGCTCCAGAAGTTCGAGCGGAACGGCGCCTCGGTGCTGCTGTATCACCTCAAGCCCGCCTTCGTGACGCAGCTCAAGAAGGAGCTGGCCGAGCTGCCCGTGGACGTGCTGGAGCTGGGGGATACCTTCGAGCTGTAG
- the accD gene encoding acetyl-CoA carboxylase, carboxyltransferase subunit beta, with translation MAWFSKKPRIAVDTEPQAEPRPSRMEGLWAKCETCDEIIYRQELEKNWMVCPHCEHHHYWAARARLATLLDPDSFEEFDQALEPQDPLGFSDSKKYKDRLKSTRKNLGEPDAFISGVGRIQGHQVSVGCFVFEFMGGSMGSVVGEKVARVFERAHELKCSAIVFSASGGARMQEGIFSLMQMAKTSAAIARFRTGTRPYISVLLNPTTGGVAASFSWLGDVILAEPKALIGFAGPRVIEQTIRQKLPEGFQRSEFLLDHGMIDGIVHRKDLRAKLGQILGLLG, from the coding sequence ATGGCCTGGTTTTCGAAGAAGCCGCGCATCGCCGTCGACACCGAACCGCAAGCCGAGCCCCGCCCGTCCCGCATGGAGGGCCTGTGGGCGAAGTGCGAGACGTGCGATGAGATCATCTACCGCCAGGAGCTGGAGAAGAACTGGATGGTGTGTCCGCACTGCGAGCACCACCACTACTGGGCGGCGCGCGCGCGGCTGGCGACGCTGTTGGATCCGGACAGCTTCGAGGAGTTCGATCAGGCGCTGGAGCCGCAGGATCCGCTCGGGTTCAGTGACTCGAAGAAGTACAAGGACCGGCTGAAGTCCACGCGGAAGAACCTGGGGGAGCCCGACGCGTTCATCTCCGGCGTGGGCCGCATCCAGGGCCACCAGGTGTCGGTGGGCTGCTTCGTCTTCGAGTTCATGGGCGGCTCCATGGGCTCGGTGGTGGGCGAGAAGGTGGCCCGCGTCTTCGAGCGCGCGCACGAGCTGAAGTGCTCCGCCATCGTCTTCTCCGCGTCCGGCGGCGCGCGCATGCAGGAGGGCATCTTCTCCCTCATGCAGATGGCCAAGACGTCGGCGGCCATCGCCCGCTTCCGCACCGGCACGCGGCCGTACATCTCCGTGCTGCTCAACCCCACCACCGGCGGCGTGGCCGCGTCCTTCTCCTGGCTGGGGGACGTCATCCTCGCCGAGCCCAAGGCCCTCATCGGCTTCGCCGGCCCGCGCGTCATCGAGCAGACCATCCGCCAGAAGCTGCCGGAGGGCTTCCAGCGCTCCGAGTTCCTGCTGGACCACGGCATGATTGACGGCATCGTCCACCGCAAGGACCTGCGGGCGAAGCTGGGCCAGATTTTGGGGCTGCTGGGCTGA
- a CDS encoding bifunctional folylpolyglutamate synthase/dihydrofolate synthase has protein sequence MERVREALAALGHPERQYPALHVAGTNGKGSTCALTAAALRAAGHRVGLYTSPHLVRVNERIRVDSEDISDADFGLRILEVLERYPSAVSSPMTYFEFGTVVALWHFARVRVDVAVLETGLGGRLDATTAASPVVTAITPVSFDHMEYLGNTLAAIAGEKAGILKPGVPCVVARQAPEALEAILRKADEVGAPVRLEGRDFSGERQPSGHLSYRGAAWSLEALSLALRGPHQRQNAAVALACLEALQERRVTVPPEAARAGLASACWPGRLEEVGQQPVLLLDGAHNPAGVEVLLASLSDLYPGRRVHLVFGVVGDKDRGPMMRALFPACASVQLTPLETPRSLAPESYLSEARALCADVTAWPDADTALAAARKRAAGNDLVLCTGSLFLVGMMKARLYRNLGAMQQPP, from the coding sequence CTGGAGCGCGTGCGGGAGGCCCTGGCCGCGCTGGGCCACCCGGAGCGCCAGTACCCGGCGCTCCACGTCGCGGGGACGAACGGGAAGGGGAGCACCTGCGCCCTGACGGCGGCCGCGCTCCGTGCGGCCGGTCACCGCGTGGGCCTCTACACGTCGCCGCACCTGGTGCGCGTCAACGAGCGCATCCGCGTGGACAGCGAGGACATCTCCGACGCGGACTTCGGGCTGCGCATCCTGGAGGTGCTGGAGCGCTACCCCAGCGCGGTGTCCTCGCCCATGACGTACTTCGAGTTCGGCACCGTGGTGGCCCTGTGGCACTTCGCCCGGGTGCGCGTGGACGTGGCCGTGCTGGAGACGGGCCTGGGCGGCCGGCTGGACGCCACCACCGCCGCCAGCCCGGTGGTGACGGCGATTACGCCCGTGTCCTTCGACCACATGGAGTACCTGGGCAACACGCTGGCGGCCATCGCGGGCGAGAAGGCGGGCATCCTCAAGCCCGGCGTGCCGTGTGTCGTGGCGCGGCAGGCCCCGGAGGCCCTGGAGGCCATCCTGCGCAAGGCCGACGAGGTGGGGGCGCCGGTGCGGTTGGAGGGCCGCGACTTCTCCGGCGAGCGTCAGCCCTCTGGCCACCTGTCGTACCGCGGGGCCGCGTGGTCCCTGGAGGCGCTGTCCCTGGCGCTGCGGGGCCCCCACCAACGGCAGAACGCCGCCGTGGCGCTCGCCTGCCTGGAGGCCTTGCAGGAGCGCCGCGTCACCGTCCCGCCCGAGGCCGCGCGCGCGGGCCTGGCGTCGGCGTGCTGGCCGGGGCGGCTGGAGGAGGTGGGCCAGCAGCCCGTGCTCCTGCTGGACGGGGCCCACAACCCGGCGGGCGTGGAGGTGCTGCTCGCGTCGCTGAGTGACCTCTACCCGGGGCGCCGCGTCCACCTGGTCTTCGGCGTGGTGGGGGACAAGGACCGGGGACCGATGATGCGGGCGCTGTTTCCCGCGTGCGCCTCGGTGCAGCTCACGCCGTTGGAGACACCCCGCTCGCTCGCCCCGGAGTCCTATCTTTCCGAGGCCCGCGCGCTGTGTGCGGACGTGACGGCCTGGCCCGACGCGGACACCGCGCTCGCCGCCGCGCGCAAGCGGGCAGCCGGGAACGACCTCGTCCTTTGTACAGGCTCACTGTTCCTTGTCGGGATGATGAAGGCTCGCCTGTATCGAAACCTTGGCGCGATGCAGCAGCCGCCGTAG
- a CDS encoding alpha/beta hydrolase gives MRLPDWRAAATPGPPIPSIDEVDFRALYSKTKYVVETADGWSLVITRYRPVKQPFPQPLFGEPLLLVHGFSQNRHTWTSGQFVKNLLFFGVDIHILELRGHGKSSIAFQKERAERFKRPLPPDLDYGWDIDSYFLYDLPAAVSGVKRITRRERIFYCGHSMGGMLGYGYAGIHNDFEGLITIGSPADLGRGFMLLRLLAHGAPMLAGMIDLTLASLNVGGKVEGVGRSLLARGAGLVNKGLGRRLTPQARKKLRFDAVPVDIILKTLERQLAKAEDSRLYQQLTTRLNRLINPERVSADDIRWLLREGGEREPRRVLEQFARWIRRGEMVCYRTGFDFKRGFGRIEVPMAIIFGDLDPLASLESTRSVYRAAKSEYLLWRPVKGNSHIELTMGHDIRQICYDIKNLIEYARTHRYRSPSLPRLR, from the coding sequence ATGCGCCTGCCGGACTGGAGAGCCGCCGCGACACCGGGGCCGCCCATCCCCTCCATCGACGAAGTCGATTTCAGGGCGCTTTACTCGAAGACGAAGTACGTCGTGGAGACGGCGGACGGCTGGTCGCTGGTCATCACCCGCTACCGTCCAGTGAAGCAGCCTTTTCCGCAACCGTTGTTTGGCGAGCCCCTGCTGCTGGTGCACGGTTTCTCACAGAACCGGCACACCTGGACGAGCGGGCAGTTCGTCAAGAACCTGCTCTTCTTCGGGGTGGACATCCACATCCTGGAGCTGCGCGGCCACGGCAAGAGCTCCATCGCGTTCCAGAAGGAGCGCGCCGAGCGCTTCAAGCGCCCCCTGCCGCCGGACCTCGACTACGGCTGGGACATCGACAGCTACTTCCTCTACGACCTGCCCGCGGCGGTGTCCGGGGTGAAGCGCATCACCCGGCGCGAGCGCATCTTCTACTGCGGCCACTCCATGGGCGGGATGCTGGGCTACGGCTACGCCGGCATCCACAACGACTTCGAGGGGCTCATCACCATCGGCTCCCCGGCGGACCTGGGGCGCGGCTTCATGCTGCTGCGCCTGCTGGCGCACGGCGCGCCGATGCTGGCGGGGATGATCGACCTGACGCTCGCCAGCCTCAACGTGGGCGGGAAGGTGGAGGGCGTGGGCCGCTCGCTGCTCGCGCGGGGCGCGGGCCTGGTGAACAAGGGCCTGGGCCGGCGGCTGACGCCTCAAGCGCGCAAGAAGCTGCGTTTCGACGCGGTGCCGGTGGACATCATCCTCAAGACGCTGGAGCGGCAGCTCGCGAAGGCGGAGGACTCCCGGCTGTACCAACAACTCACCACGCGGTTGAACCGGCTCATCAACCCGGAGCGGGTGAGCGCGGATGACATCCGCTGGCTGCTGCGCGAAGGCGGCGAGCGGGAGCCGCGCCGCGTGCTGGAGCAGTTCGCGCGGTGGATTCGCCGCGGAGAGATGGTCTGCTACCGCACCGGCTTCGACTTCAAGCGGGGCTTCGGGCGCATCGAGGTCCCCATGGCCATCATCTTCGGGGACCTGGACCCGCTGGCCTCGCTGGAGTCCACGCGCAGCGTGTATCGCGCCGCGAAGAGCGAATATCTCCTCTGGCGCCCGGTGAAGGGCAACAGCCACATCGAGCTGACGATGGGGCACGACATCCGGCAGATCTGCTACGACATCAAGAACCTCATCGAGTACGCGCGGACCCACCGGTATCGCTCGCCGAGCCTGCCTCGGCTGCGTTAG